The following are encoded together in the Dyella terrae genome:
- a CDS encoding DUF2894 domain-containing protein translates to MTDGTPSARATLDAWRARQADRLDPIRFHFMDALEKRAARIDGEARGLLDARLAVLIDAYAADLIPSAVSASNDAVSDIAERGPFGELIDQLARMAASRNEKPATEPATSAMPEMELLGEFRKIWSSVRTESQLRQSMEDAPENAGPLNSRALVHRTIALMRELSPGYLQHFLAYIDDLSWIEQMNGNASFVAKDAPQAASPGKRTRAKARTRKE, encoded by the coding sequence ATGACTGACGGAACGCCCAGCGCACGCGCGACGCTCGATGCTTGGCGCGCGCGACAGGCAGATCGTCTCGATCCCATCCGGTTCCATTTCATGGATGCGCTGGAGAAGCGTGCCGCCCGGATCGATGGTGAAGCACGCGGACTGCTGGACGCACGCTTGGCCGTCTTGATCGACGCGTATGCCGCCGATCTCATTCCTTCGGCGGTGAGTGCCAGCAACGATGCGGTATCCGACATCGCGGAGCGAGGTCCTTTCGGTGAACTGATCGATCAGCTCGCCCGCATGGCGGCGTCACGCAACGAGAAGCCTGCTACCGAGCCAGCGACATCCGCCATGCCTGAGATGGAACTGCTGGGTGAGTTCCGCAAGATCTGGTCGTCGGTGCGCACGGAGAGCCAGCTTCGCCAATCGATGGAAGATGCGCCGGAGAACGCCGGTCCACTCAATTCGCGTGCGCTCGTCCATCGCACCATCGCTTTGATGCGCGAGCTGTCACCCGGCTACCTGCAGCACTTTCTGGCTTATATCGACGACCTGTCGTGGATCGAGCAGATGAACGGCAACGCATCGTTCGTCGCGAAGGATGCGCCGCAGGCGGCGTCCCCGGGCAAGCGCACACGGGCTAAGGCACGCACGCGCAAGGAGTAA
- a CDS encoding OmpA family protein codes for MSDEFEVEAESTAPIWAAFGDLMSVLLGAFVLILVGVIGVQLQLSNRLDEEVKQHQAEAQRRKTLEQALAAPLAAGRVTLVDGRIGIRGNVLFALNSDQLQPEGRELLKSLAGPLTDYLKSRDEILMVSGFTDDQQVRDGNRHFADNLELSAERALTVTRTLITEGVPASSVFAAAFGAEQPVSSNENEDGRAKNRRVEIAPVPRPSNTAVASHD; via the coding sequence ATGAGTGACGAGTTCGAGGTCGAAGCGGAATCGACCGCGCCGATCTGGGCCGCGTTCGGCGACTTGATGTCGGTACTGCTGGGCGCGTTCGTGCTGATTCTGGTCGGCGTGATCGGCGTGCAACTGCAGTTGTCCAACCGGCTCGACGAAGAGGTGAAGCAACACCAGGCTGAAGCACAGCGCCGCAAGACGCTGGAGCAGGCGCTGGCCGCGCCGCTGGCGGCCGGCCGCGTGACGCTGGTCGATGGGCGCATCGGTATTCGCGGCAACGTGCTGTTCGCGCTCAATTCCGACCAGTTGCAACCGGAAGGGCGCGAGCTGCTGAAAAGCCTGGCTGGGCCGCTGACGGATTACCTCAAGTCCCGCGATGAAATTCTGATGGTGAGCGGCTTCACCGACGACCAGCAAGTGCGTGACGGCAATCGTCACTTCGCCGACAACCTGGAGTTGTCCGCCGAGCGCGCGCTCACGGTTACCCGTACGCTGATTACTGAAGGCGTGCCTGCTTCTTCCGTCTTCGCTGCCGCCTTCGGCGCGGAGCAGCCAGTGAGTTCAAACGAAAACGAGGATGGGCGCGCAAAGAACCGTCGCGTGGAGATCGCGCCTGTGCCGCGGCCGTCGAATACGGCCGTAGCGTCTCATGACTGA
- a CDS encoding DUF802 domain-containing protein, giving the protein MFAVGLVAVCWIGVGYIGSNPLGAAIAAVIGACYVAGALELHRYRQATATLTHALVDAPVAPEGLGDWLARLHPSLRHAVRLRVEGERVAMPAPALTPYLVGLLVLLGMLGTLLGMMATLRGTGLALESATDLQAIRGSLAAPVKGLGFAFGTSIAGVATSAMLGLLSALCRRERLHAVQQLDARIATSLRVHSQAHQRDEAFKLLQQQTALMPTLVDRLQALMIALEQHGTVTNERQLAGQEAFHARTEAAYTHLAASVQQSLKESVAESARAATSMLQQGLAANEHQLASHGAFHTRTEAAYTQLASSVEQSLKDSVAESARVSGALWQQNLTATEQQLASHEAFHARAEATYTHLATSVEQSLKDSVTESARASGALLQPVVEATMAGLAREAATLHASVTQAVREQLDGLSTGFETSTATVAELWSKALDEHRRSNESMAGDLRQSLERFGETFEQRSTGLLDSVAARLDASAGHAATAWNNALSQQAAANDGLAARNEKALATATASFEAQASSLVRVVQASHAELQTALESRDEQRLATWTTSFESMTATLGQQWEQVGEHATRRQQDICDTLAKTAGDISAQAQTHASETIAEISRLVQAASEAPKAAADVVAELRQKLSDSMVRDTAMLEERSRLLATLETLLDAVNHASTEQREAVDALVATSADLLDRVSTRFTDHIQAETGKLGTVAAQVTGSAVEVASLGEAFGVSVQLYGQSNEALMERLQHIADALDKTLARSDEQLAYYVAQAREVVDLSMLSQKQVIEDLRQIADQRATAGAENA; this is encoded by the coding sequence GTGTTCGCTGTGGGCCTGGTGGCCGTGTGCTGGATCGGCGTGGGCTACATCGGTTCGAACCCGCTGGGTGCGGCGATCGCGGCGGTGATCGGTGCCTGTTACGTGGCCGGCGCGCTGGAGCTGCACCGCTACCGGCAGGCAACCGCCACGCTGACGCATGCCCTGGTGGATGCCCCTGTGGCGCCGGAAGGCCTGGGCGATTGGCTTGCCCGCTTGCATCCCAGCCTGCGTCACGCCGTGCGCCTGCGCGTGGAAGGCGAGCGCGTGGCCATGCCCGCGCCAGCCTTGACGCCGTATCTGGTCGGCCTGCTCGTGCTGCTGGGCATGCTGGGCACGCTGCTCGGCATGATGGCGACCTTGCGCGGCACCGGCCTCGCGCTGGAAAGCGCGACTGACCTGCAAGCTATTCGCGGTTCGCTCGCCGCGCCGGTCAAGGGCCTGGGCTTTGCGTTCGGCACTTCGATTGCGGGCGTGGCGACATCGGCCATGCTCGGCCTGCTTTCCGCACTGTGCCGGCGCGAGCGCCTGCACGCCGTGCAGCAACTGGACGCCAGGATTGCCACCAGCTTGCGCGTGCATTCGCAGGCGCACCAGCGCGACGAAGCATTCAAGCTCCTGCAACAGCAGACGGCGCTGATGCCGACCCTGGTCGATCGCCTGCAGGCGCTGATGATCGCCCTCGAACAACATGGCACCGTGACGAACGAGCGCCAGCTCGCGGGTCAGGAAGCGTTCCACGCGCGCACCGAAGCGGCCTATACGCATCTTGCCGCCTCCGTGCAGCAATCCTTGAAGGAGAGCGTGGCCGAAAGCGCGCGCGCTGCCACCTCCATGCTGCAGCAAGGCTTGGCCGCCAACGAGCACCAGCTCGCCAGCCATGGCGCGTTCCACACCCGCACCGAGGCCGCGTACACGCAGCTCGCCTCCTCAGTGGAGCAGTCGTTGAAGGACAGCGTGGCCGAAAGTGCACGCGTGTCCGGCGCCCTGTGGCAGCAGAACCTGACCGCGACCGAGCAGCAGCTCGCCAGTCACGAAGCCTTCCATGCGCGGGCCGAGGCGACCTATACGCATCTCGCTACGTCGGTGGAGCAGTCGTTGAAGGACAGCGTCACCGAAAGCGCGCGCGCTTCCGGCGCCTTGTTGCAACCGGTGGTAGAGGCGACGATGGCTGGGCTCGCGCGCGAAGCGGCCACGTTGCATGCATCCGTCACGCAGGCCGTACGCGAGCAATTGGATGGCCTGTCCACCGGCTTCGAGACCAGTACCGCAACGGTGGCGGAACTCTGGAGCAAGGCGCTGGACGAACATCGCCGCTCCAACGAATCCATGGCCGGCGATCTGCGCCAGTCGCTGGAGCGCTTCGGCGAAACCTTCGAGCAGCGTTCGACCGGCCTGTTGGACAGTGTCGCTGCACGCCTGGATGCCTCGGCCGGCCACGCGGCAACGGCATGGAACAACGCACTGTCGCAGCAGGCTGCAGCGAACGACGGCTTGGCGGCCCGCAACGAAAAAGCATTGGCCACGGCTACGGCATCCTTCGAAGCGCAGGCGTCGTCGCTGGTGCGCGTCGTGCAGGCCTCGCATGCGGAGTTGCAGACAGCGCTGGAGTCGCGCGACGAGCAGCGATTGGCGACGTGGACGACATCGTTCGAATCGATGACCGCCACCCTGGGCCAGCAATGGGAGCAGGTGGGCGAACACGCCACCCGCCGTCAGCAGGACATCTGCGACACGTTGGCCAAGACCGCCGGCGACATCTCCGCACAGGCACAGACGCACGCCAGCGAAACCATCGCAGAGATCTCCCGCCTCGTGCAGGCTGCGTCGGAAGCGCCGAAGGCGGCCGCCGACGTCGTCGCCGAGCTGCGCCAGAAGCTTTCCGACAGCATGGTGCGCGACACGGCGATGCTGGAAGAGCGCAGCCGTCTGCTCGCCACACTGGAAACCCTGCTTGACGCTGTGAACCACGCGTCGACGGAACAGCGTGAAGCGGTCGATGCGCTGGTCGCCACCTCGGCCGACCTGCTCGATCGCGTGAGCACCCGCTTCACCGACCATATCCAAGCCGAAACCGGCAAGCTCGGTACGGTGGCGGCGCAGGTCACGGGCAGCGCGGTGGAAGTGGCCAGCCTTGGCGAAGCTTTTGGGGTGTCGGTGCAGTTGTACGGCCAGTCGAACGAAGCGCTGATGGAACGCCTGCAGCACATCGCCGACGCGTTGGACAAGACGTTGGCGCGTAGCGACGAGCAACTGGCGTACTACGTGGCCCAGGCGCGTGAAGTGGTCGACCTCAGCATGCTTTCGCAGAAGCAGGTGATCGAAGACCTGCGGCAGATTGCCGATCAGCGCGCAACGGCCGGGGCTGAAAACGCATGA
- a CDS encoding DUF3348 domain-containing protein, with translation MVQALQRTAVRGPTFIRLLARLTDRDVPASRQSLPDRLSHWLDWTHAIALSTALDGRPSVDDAGGPAFSSEEEAECTRLRASLVQAITGDPVLAIGADGAGSDNVGDDYAVFRQRYLTLQRRMQAATGHLRGRLRDMLARQSNELAGLASVDAVMELALSPREQMLLAAVPALLGEHFERLRQSAPSEAAEGEAASATPAPWLDGFRKDVQSVLLAELDVRFQPVEGLLAALRTR, from the coding sequence ATGGTGCAAGCCCTTCAGCGGACGGCGGTTCGTGGCCCGACGTTCATCCGCTTGCTCGCTCGCCTGACGGATCGCGACGTACCCGCCTCCAGGCAATCGCTGCCGGACCGGTTGAGCCACTGGCTCGACTGGACGCATGCCATTGCACTGTCTACGGCGCTGGACGGCCGGCCATCCGTGGACGACGCGGGCGGCCCGGCCTTCAGCAGCGAGGAAGAGGCGGAGTGCACTCGCCTGCGCGCCTCGTTGGTGCAGGCCATTACCGGTGATCCGGTCCTGGCCATCGGTGCGGATGGGGCGGGCAGCGACAACGTGGGGGACGACTACGCGGTGTTCCGCCAGCGCTACCTCACCCTGCAGCGGCGCATGCAGGCGGCCACCGGCCATTTGCGCGGGCGGCTACGCGACATGTTGGCCCGGCAGTCGAACGAGCTGGCGGGGCTTGCCAGCGTAGATGCCGTCATGGAGCTCGCACTGAGTCCGCGCGAGCAGATGTTGCTGGCGGCTGTGCCGGCGTTGCTGGGCGAGCACTTCGAGCGGTTGCGCCAGAGCGCGCCGTCCGAAGCGGCGGAAGGGGAGGCGGCATCCGCAACGCCTGCTCCCTGGCTCGATGGTTTTCGCAAGGACGTGCAGAGCGTTTTGCTCGCTGAACTGGATGTTCGTTTTCAACCGGTCGAAGGCCTGCTGGCAGCCCTTCGCACCCGCTAA
- a CDS encoding LysR substrate-binding domain-containing protein produces MTLPNLDMDALRSLLAILQLGSLNRAAERVGRSQSAVSQQMRKLEAQLGQPLFRKQGRRIVLTEAGDTVHSYARRLLELNDEAVHAVRGASLAGTVRFGLPGDFAESWLPAALGQFKKAHPAVQVDISVDRNGALLERLDRGELDLVLVMGYAQRADAEHVVTLPMTWLGPAGVDEVLRADAPLDLALYHSPCFFRRAGVDALDKAHLSWRVAYVTGSLQSLWAGVAAGLGITLRTTAGVPPQLMRLDGRHGLPPLPGVDVCLHASGSEATPALAQLRQAVMDQARAHLTP; encoded by the coding sequence ATGACCTTACCCAATCTGGATATGGATGCGCTGCGATCCCTGCTTGCGATCCTGCAACTGGGCAGCCTGAACCGCGCGGCGGAGCGGGTGGGGCGGTCGCAATCCGCGGTCAGCCAGCAGATGCGCAAGTTGGAGGCGCAGTTGGGCCAGCCGCTGTTCCGCAAGCAAGGGCGCCGCATCGTGCTCACCGAGGCCGGCGACACGGTGCACTCCTATGCCCGCCGCCTGCTGGAACTGAACGACGAAGCCGTGCACGCGGTGCGGGGCGCCTCGTTGGCAGGCACGGTGCGCTTTGGCTTGCCCGGCGATTTCGCCGAATCCTGGCTGCCCGCCGCGCTAGGCCAATTCAAGAAGGCCCACCCGGCGGTACAGGTCGATATTTCGGTCGATCGCAACGGGGCCCTGCTCGAAAGGCTGGACCGCGGCGAGCTCGATCTGGTCCTGGTGATGGGCTATGCACAGCGCGCGGATGCGGAGCATGTGGTGACCCTGCCCATGACATGGCTGGGGCCGGCCGGTGTGGACGAGGTGCTGCGGGCTGACGCACCGCTCGATCTCGCCCTTTACCACTCGCCGTGCTTCTTCCGCCGGGCGGGCGTGGATGCGCTGGACAAGGCGCATCTGTCGTGGCGGGTGGCCTACGTGACCGGCAGCCTGCAGAGCCTGTGGGCAGGGGTGGCCGCGGGGCTGGGCATCACCCTGCGGACCACGGCTGGTGTGCCACCCCAGCTGATGCGGCTGGACGGGCGCCATGGATTACCCCCGTTGCCTGGCGTCGACGTCTGCCTGCACGCCAGCGGCAGCGAGGCCACGCCCGCGCTGGCGCAGCTGCGGCAGGCCGTGATGGATCAGGCGCGGGCACATCTCACGCCCTGA
- a CDS encoding helix-turn-helix domain-containing protein yields the protein MSHPPIGKLLREWRASLRFSQFELALQADISARHLSCIETGKAQASRGVLVRLADVLGMPLRERNALMVAAGYAPQYPETPLDTPSLQMMQRAIDLIVAQQEPYPAFVVNRHWDVLRINDAAVRINQLVMGGRPPRHDNILRQVFDPEDIRSAIVNWEEVAVKFLHHLHQEIAASPRDEKAQALLDEVLRYPEVPHAWRHRDVTVAPSSILTMTFRSPRGELSFFETITTFATPRNVTLDEVRIECAFPADDPTAAVCMELAKQGVGRQAAVG from the coding sequence ATGTCTCATCCACCGATCGGAAAGCTTTTGCGTGAGTGGCGTGCGTCGTTGCGCTTCAGCCAGTTCGAGCTGGCGTTGCAGGCGGATATCTCCGCGCGACACCTGAGCTGCATTGAGACGGGCAAGGCACAGGCCAGCCGCGGCGTGCTGGTGCGGCTGGCCGACGTGCTGGGTATGCCGCTGCGCGAACGCAATGCGCTGATGGTCGCTGCAGGCTATGCGCCGCAGTACCCGGAGACGCCGCTCGATACGCCTTCGCTACAGATGATGCAGCGCGCGATCGACCTGATCGTCGCTCAGCAGGAGCCATATCCCGCGTTCGTGGTGAACCGTCACTGGGACGTCTTGAGGATCAACGACGCCGCCGTACGCATCAATCAGCTCGTCATGGGCGGGCGTCCACCGCGGCACGACAACATCCTGCGTCAAGTGTTCGACCCGGAGGACATTCGCTCGGCCATCGTGAACTGGGAGGAGGTGGCGGTGAAGTTCCTCCACCACTTGCACCAGGAAATCGCTGCCTCGCCCAGGGACGAAAAGGCACAGGCACTGCTGGATGAGGTGTTGCGCTATCCGGAGGTACCGCACGCATGGCGGCATCGCGATGTCACCGTTGCGCCGTCATCCATCCTCACCATGACGTTCCGCAGCCCGCGAGGCGAGCTGAGTTTCTTCGAGACCATTACCACGTTCGCGACGCCGCGCAATGTGACGCTGGATGAAGTGCGCATTGAATGCGCCTTCCCTGCGGATGACCCTACGGCGGCGGTGTGCATGGAACTGGCGAAACAGGGCGTGGGAAGGCAAGCCGCCGTTGGCTAA
- a CDS encoding fasciclin domain-containing protein: MSNNDSNVSNAGNKNLVDTAAANGRFHTLGKALAAADLTNVLKGAGPYTVFAPTDEAFEKLPKDTLNNWLKPENKAELISVLKYHVMPGRASGADVEKLTEPKMMQGQTAAVTKDGDKLRIGGATITQKDITSSNGVIHAIDTVNVPTKQ, translated from the coding sequence ATGTCCAACAACGATTCCAACGTTTCTAACGCTGGTAACAAGAACCTTGTCGATACAGCGGCAGCCAATGGCCGCTTTCATACGCTTGGCAAAGCGCTTGCCGCGGCAGACCTTACCAACGTTCTGAAGGGTGCCGGCCCATACACCGTCTTTGCTCCGACGGATGAAGCTTTCGAGAAGCTGCCCAAAGACACACTAAACAACTGGCTTAAGCCGGAGAACAAAGCTGAGTTGATCTCCGTGCTGAAATATCACGTTATGCCAGGTCGCGCGTCAGGCGCAGATGTCGAGAAGCTCACTGAGCCCAAGATGATGCAAGGTCAGACGGCGGCAGTCACCAAGGATGGCGACAAGCTCCGCATTGGCGGAGCCACCATCACGCAGAAGGACATTACGTCCAGCAATGGCGTCATCCATGCGATCGACACGGTGAACGTGCCGACCAAGCAGTAA
- a CDS encoding VOC family protein, with protein MSVKLGFQVRPGHDPSGVANRYIRFSDSSFIELLGVTRPDPTFDPGMKEDQQALKGGPGSRSFGFRSSSLDVIHQSLQALHYAVTPFFSGPDSAKPGWRLFAFDRAPLSSNTFFIDYAADYAPDQFDPGNADDYRVTREHPNGARELSSIWLVSGDADADRKQLEKMGYAHAVPVKVPSIGAKGFCVPVGPTALLALQPDGAGIAAQTMASGGPRILGVSLGVIDLGRAQRWVERGYEHKLPTYEGVSGESFLAPTQDDLGLSIEFHASQPGSSPCSVADR; from the coding sequence ATGTCGGTCAAGCTCGGCTTCCAGGTGCGGCCCGGGCACGATCCCAGCGGTGTGGCCAATCGATATATCCGGTTTTCGGACAGCAGTTTTATCGAACTGCTCGGCGTCACCCGGCCTGATCCCACGTTTGATCCAGGCATGAAGGAAGATCAGCAAGCGCTGAAAGGTGGGCCGGGTTCGCGAAGTTTTGGTTTTCGCTCCTCGTCGCTCGATGTGATTCATCAATCGCTGCAGGCGCTGCATTACGCAGTCACGCCATTCTTTTCTGGCCCTGACAGCGCGAAACCCGGTTGGCGCCTGTTCGCATTCGACCGCGCGCCGTTGTCGAGCAATACCTTCTTCATTGATTACGCTGCCGACTACGCGCCCGACCAGTTCGACCCTGGCAACGCCGATGACTATCGAGTAACACGTGAGCACCCGAACGGAGCCCGCGAGCTGTCGTCGATCTGGTTGGTATCGGGCGATGCCGATGCTGATCGCAAGCAACTGGAGAAAATGGGCTACGCCCATGCGGTGCCGGTAAAGGTGCCCTCGATCGGCGCGAAGGGATTCTGCGTGCCGGTCGGCCCAACGGCGCTGTTGGCGCTCCAGCCCGATGGTGCGGGTATCGCGGCACAGACCATGGCGAGCGGCGGCCCGCGGATTCTGGGTGTGAGCCTGGGAGTGATTGATCTCGGCCGCGCCCAACGATGGGTCGAGCGCGGCTACGAGCACAAACTGCCGACCTATGAAGGCGTGTCTGGCGAATCCTTCCTCGCCCCCACACAGGACGACCTCGGCTTGTCCATCGAATTCCATGCAAGCCAGCCGGGCAGCTCGCCTTGTTCAGTCGCAGACCGGTAG
- a CDS encoding M61 family metallopeptidase, with amino-acid sequence MSRVTTTVSAAFLRRKFSRLAIAVAMTLAAGAAVAQQAYTDNVPPPQDTKYPGTVTLHVDASDTVQGIFRVREIIPVKPGALTLLYPQWIPGDHSPTGPINMLAGLKLTANGKALAWKRDKYNVYAFHLDVPDGVSSIDAEFQYLSGRTDADGFEITDRMMDMEWSKVSLYPAGYYTRGITYAPSMTLPHGWQLGTALETASQSGDTVTFKPVTFNNLVDSPVYAGQYFKRVDLNPGGAAPVYLDVVADAPKYLEITPDQLKAHRALVTQATKLFGSHHYDHYDFLFSLSDQLAGNGTEHHQSSENGLDADYFTSWKEAAPGRDLLAHEYTHSWNGKFRRPADLWTPNFNVPMGDSLLWVYEGQTEYWGFVLTARSGMWSAQEFRDALAMTAANYDRNRPGFQWRTLEDTTNDPTAAHRSGLPYRSWQMSEEYYSGGQMMWLEVDAKLRALTHDKRSLDDFAQAFFGVDNGSYVTKTYTFDDVVTALNGVAPYDWAGFLHDHVDVLNPPLQDGLAATGWKLVYTDKPSDYEEQYNGRSQPSRHLYNFTWSIGLTMNDKGQINDVRWGGPAFKAGVSTGATVMAVNGQDYSKDVLTDAIAAAKNNKAPIQLLLKYQGGVRTISVDYHEGLQYPHLVRVEGTPDYLSEIIAPRK; translated from the coding sequence ATGTCCCGTGTCACCACCACCGTTTCCGCAGCGTTCCTGCGTCGCAAATTTTCGCGCCTGGCGATTGCCGTTGCCATGACGCTCGCGGCCGGCGCGGCCGTTGCACAGCAGGCGTACACGGACAATGTGCCGCCGCCGCAGGACACGAAGTACCCCGGCACAGTGACGCTGCACGTCGATGCCAGCGACACGGTGCAGGGCATCTTCCGCGTCCGCGAAATCATTCCGGTCAAGCCCGGCGCGTTGACGTTGCTCTATCCCCAATGGATTCCCGGCGACCACTCGCCCACCGGCCCCATCAATATGCTGGCCGGCCTCAAGCTCACGGCCAATGGCAAGGCGCTGGCGTGGAAGCGTGATAAGTACAACGTGTACGCCTTCCACCTCGACGTGCCCGACGGTGTGTCGTCCATCGATGCGGAGTTCCAGTACCTGTCCGGCCGCACGGATGCTGATGGCTTCGAGATCACCGATCGCATGATGGACATGGAGTGGAGCAAGGTATCGCTCTACCCCGCCGGCTACTACACGCGTGGTATCACCTACGCACCCAGCATGACGCTGCCGCACGGCTGGCAGCTCGGCACCGCACTGGAAACCGCGTCGCAATCGGGCGATACCGTCACCTTCAAGCCGGTGACGTTCAACAACCTGGTCGATTCGCCGGTCTACGCGGGCCAATATTTCAAACGTGTGGATTTGAACCCGGGTGGCGCTGCGCCGGTGTATCTGGATGTCGTTGCGGATGCGCCGAAATATCTGGAGATCACGCCCGACCAACTGAAGGCGCACCGCGCCCTGGTGACCCAGGCGACGAAGCTGTTCGGCTCGCACCACTACGATCACTACGACTTTTTGTTCTCGCTGTCCGACCAATTGGCCGGCAACGGCACCGAGCACCATCAATCCAGCGAGAACGGCCTGGACGCCGACTACTTCACCAGTTGGAAGGAAGCCGCGCCCGGCCGCGACTTGCTCGCACACGAATACACGCACTCGTGGAACGGCAAGTTCCGCCGTCCCGCTGATCTGTGGACGCCCAACTTCAATGTGCCGATGGGCGACTCGCTGCTGTGGGTCTATGAAGGGCAGACGGAGTACTGGGGCTTCGTGCTGACCGCACGCTCGGGCATGTGGTCGGCGCAGGAATTCCGCGACGCGCTGGCCATGACGGCCGCCAACTACGACCGCAACCGTCCTGGCTTCCAGTGGCGCACGCTGGAAGACACCACCAATGACCCGACCGCCGCCCACCGCTCCGGCCTGCCCTACCGCAGCTGGCAGATGAGCGAGGAGTATTACAGCGGTGGCCAGATGATGTGGCTGGAAGTGGACGCGAAGTTGCGCGCGCTGACGCACGACAAGCGGTCGCTCGATGATTTCGCGCAGGCGTTCTTCGGCGTCGACAACGGCAGCTACGTCACCAAAACCTATACCTTCGACGATGTGGTGACCGCGCTCAACGGCGTCGCCCCCTACGATTGGGCGGGCTTCCTGCACGATCATGTCGACGTGCTGAATCCTCCGCTGCAGGACGGCCTGGCCGCGACCGGCTGGAAGCTGGTCTACACCGACAAGCCCAGCGACTACGAGGAGCAGTACAACGGCCGCTCGCAGCCGTCTCGCCACCTATACAACTTCACCTGGTCGATCGGCCTGACCATGAACGACAAGGGTCAGATCAACGACGTGCGCTGGGGTGGACCCGCCTTCAAGGCCGGCGTGAGCACCGGTGCGACGGTGATGGCGGTGAACGGTCAGGATTACTCCAAGGACGTGCTGACGGATGCGATTGCCGCCGCCAAGAACAACAAGGCGCCCATCCAACTGCTGCTGAAGTACCAAGGCGGTGTGCGCACGATATCGGTCGACTACCACGAGGGCCTGCAGTATCCGCATCTGGTGCGCGTGGAAGGCACGCCGGATTACCTCAGCGAGATCATCGCACCGCGCAAGTAA
- a CDS encoding GAF domain-containing protein, whose protein sequence is MPSPTHAGGDDAEPTMLALLNGRPDHFWMEAFASEVDDFKSQHRLRDMRLDTRGVVVCGTVSQLRSLTTELRNFVHRVSRISLQRRVMERLTLGGVSGATAAENTAARHDVDLVAHMPAIAAILEEVSRSTGMRFATLARVSDTRWTACAVYDTIDFGLRAGEDLALETTICNEIREHGHTVVFNHASTHPRFANHPTPALYGFEAYISVPIYMADGRFFGTLCAVDPQPRELDQATVQILERFARAIGLELDRAELLSVQDDDDLDDASSVTAV, encoded by the coding sequence ATGCCCTCCCCGACCCATGCGGGTGGCGATGACGCCGAGCCGACCATGCTCGCCCTGCTGAATGGGCGGCCCGACCATTTCTGGATGGAGGCCTTCGCCTCTGAAGTGGACGATTTCAAATCGCAGCACCGGCTGAGAGACATGCGCCTGGATACGCGCGGCGTCGTGGTGTGCGGAACGGTGTCGCAGTTGCGCAGCCTCACCACCGAACTGCGCAATTTCGTCCATCGCGTGTCCCGCATCAGTCTGCAACGGCGAGTCATGGAGCGGCTCACCTTGGGTGGCGTTTCTGGCGCGACCGCCGCCGAGAACACCGCCGCCAGACACGATGTCGACCTCGTCGCGCATATGCCAGCCATCGCCGCGATCCTCGAGGAAGTGTCTCGCTCGACCGGCATGCGCTTTGCCACGCTCGCCCGCGTATCTGATACACGCTGGACGGCTTGCGCCGTGTACGACACCATCGATTTCGGCCTCCGCGCAGGAGAAGACCTGGCGTTGGAAACCACTATCTGCAACGAAATCCGCGAGCATGGACACACGGTGGTGTTCAACCACGCAAGCACGCACCCCCGTTTCGCCAATCACCCGACGCCGGCGCTGTACGGCTTCGAGGCGTACATCTCCGTTCCCATCTACATGGCGGATGGACGCTTCTTCGGCACGCTGTGCGCGGTGGATCCGCAGCCCCGCGAACTGGATCAGGCCACCGTGCAGATCCTCGAGCGATTCGCGCGTGCCATCGGCTTGGAGCTGGACCGGGCGGAGTTACTTTCCGTGCAGGACGACGACGACCTGGACGACGCGTCTTCTGTAACGGCGGTCTAG